The Solidesulfovibrio sp. genome has a window encoding:
- the secE gene encoding preprotein translocase subunit SecE gives MAKEKTQATPGAPTDPQGDKPGKAKVIPAKAKGGEAAAGQKTGIVARIESAKEFFEQSKVELKKVTWPTRQETIKTGIAVLIFSVVMAIYLGVVDMVLSRLVAFILS, from the coding sequence ATGGCCAAAGAAAAGACACAGGCGACCCCAGGCGCGCCGACCGATCCCCAGGGCGACAAGCCGGGCAAGGCCAAGGTGATTCCGGCCAAGGCCAAGGGCGGCGAGGCGGCGGCCGGGCAGAAGACGGGCATTGTCGCCCGCATCGAGTCGGCCAAGGAATTCTTCGAGCAGTCCAAGGTCGAGCTCAAGAAGGTCACCTGGCCTACGCGGCAGGAAACGATCAAGACCGGCATCGCGGTCCTGATCTTCAGCGTGGTCATGGCCATCTACCTCGGCGTCGTCGACATGGTCCTTTCCAGGCTCGTGGCGTTCATCCTCTCGTAA
- the rplJ gene encoding 50S ribosomal protein L10, whose amino-acid sequence MQRAQKNEIIEKLRAKADRAGIAVVTDFRGMTVEELTDLRVKLRAAGIDYQVVKNTLARLAVKGGTHDALKDHLKENNAVAFGYDDPVVAAKVLVEYAKTSKKFAVKLASLSGKIIDAQGVADLSKLPSRPEMLARTLGTMNAVPTNFVGLFANVIRGMLYALSAIKEKKEAA is encoded by the coding sequence GTGCAACGTGCGCAAAAAAACGAGATCATCGAAAAACTGCGCGCCAAGGCGGACCGGGCCGGCATTGCGGTGGTCACCGACTTTCGGGGCATGACGGTCGAGGAGCTGACGGATTTGCGCGTCAAGCTCCGCGCCGCGGGGATCGACTACCAAGTCGTGAAGAACACCCTGGCCCGGCTGGCGGTGAAAGGCGGCACACACGACGCCCTCAAGGACCATCTGAAGGAAAACAACGCTGTTGCCTTCGGGTACGACGACCCGGTCGTCGCGGCCAAGGTCCTTGTGGAGTACGCCAAGACCAGCAAGAAGTTCGCGGTCAAGCTGGCGAGCCTGTCCGGCAAGATCATCGACGCCCAGGGCGTCGCCGATCTGTCCAAGCTCCCGAGCAGACCCGAAATGCTGGCCAGGACGCTCGGCACCATGAACGCCGTCCCCACCAATTTCGTCGGCTTGTTCGCGAACGTCATTCGCGGCATGCTGTACGCCCTGTCGGCCATCAAGGAAAAAAAGGAAGCCGCCTAA
- the rplL gene encoding 50S ribosomal protein L7/L12, which produces MSEITKEQVVDFIANMTVLELSQFIKELEEKFGVSAAAPAMGMMMAAPAAGGEAAPAEEEKTEFDVVLTSAGGNKIAVIKVVRALTGLGLKEAKAKVDELPSTIKEAVSKAEAEDAKKQLDESGATCEIK; this is translated from the coding sequence ATGTCCGAGATCACCAAAGAGCAGGTTGTCGATTTCATTGCCAATATGACCGTTCTCGAGCTCTCCCAGTTCATCAAGGAGCTTGAGGAGAAGTTCGGCGTCTCCGCCGCCGCCCCGGCCATGGGCATGATGATGGCCGCGCCCGCCGCCGGCGGCGAGGCCGCTCCGGCCGAAGAGGAAAAGACCGAGTTCGACGTCGTGCTGACCAGCGCCGGCGGCAACAAGATCGCCGTCATCAAGGTCGTGCGCGCCCTGACCGGCCTGGGCCTCAAGGAAGCCAAGGCCAAGGTCGACGAGTTGCCCTCCACCATCAAGGAAGCCGTGTCCAAGGCCGAGGCCGAGGACGCCAAGAAGCAGCTGGATGAATCCGGAGCGACCTGCGAGATCAAGTAA
- the rpoB gene encoding DNA-directed RNA polymerase subunit beta yields the protein MAQLTKHFGKIVKTLTIPHLLNLQIDSYELFLQKDVPPASREDAGLEGVFRSVFPIEDFNRTASLEYVSYEIGEPKYDVPECIAKGLTYEAPLRIKVRLVVYDVDEETENRTIRDIKEQVIYFGTVPLMTEKGTFIINGTERVIVNQLQRSPGIIFEHDSGKSHTSRKVLYSCRVIPMRGSWLDFDYDHKDILYVRIDRRRKMPATILFKAMGMSRVDILRYFYEIEHFTVDGPRVYRQVHPDFYRKEKAYAEVRDAEGKTIVAVDKPITKRAWRLMLEAGVERIEVDPTTLTGLFLAEDIADPATGEVLVEAADELTPDVVEKLKDAGISDLPVLHTRGVDTSSSIRDTLVLDKTTDTITAQVEIYRRLRPSSPPTPEIAANFFENLFRNPDYYDLSPVGRYKLNARLKIDQPLDFRTLANDDILKAVKHLTFLKDSHGPADDIDHLGNRRVRPVGELVENQYRIGLVRMERAIKERMSLQEVATLMPHDLINPKPVAAVLKEFFGTSQLSQFMDQTNPLSEVTHKRRLSALGPGGLTRERAGFEVRDVHTSHYGRICPIETPEGPNIGLIVSLTTHSKVNDFGFIETPYRVVRDSRVTDEVVYLDATREIDEVIAGANAELDEDARFVHPMVGCRIKGDPIMTPREQITLMDISPSQIVSVSAALIPFLEHDDANRALMGSNMQRQAVPLLRCEQPLVGTGMEGPVAKDSGSCLLAEAPGVVHYADAERVIVCYDGDFAPDTGGARTYELLKHHKSNQNTCFGQVPRVRVGQRVGKGDVLADGPGIRDGELALGKNLLVAFMPWCGYNYEDSILIAEKTVREDTFTSVHIEEFEVVARDTKLGPEEITRDIPNVGEEMLNDLDDCGIIRIGAKVAPDDILVGKITPKGETQLTPEEKLLRAIFGDKARDVKNTSLKVPPGIEGTVIDVRVFNRRSGEKDDRTRQIEDFELARLDIKEGQHIEAMATNMRRRIWPLVQGKSVFQTIKGAKKGEVLLEANHPITLEVLEALPLKKLSGIFASKETNEAVAEVLDEYDRHVHFVKAVYDQKREKATEGDDLPPGVIKMVKVYVAVKRKLNVGDKMAGRHGNKGVVSCILPEEDMPFFADGRPVDIVLNPLGVPSRMNIGQIMETHLGWAGMELGKQLATLIDSGKAMEGVRADAKAVFSDAETGALIDDMTDDELRKALKGLGKGIVAKTPVFDGATEDEMWGWLKQAGLPEDGKVTLYDGRTGEAFHRPVTVGCMYMLKLHHLVDEKIHARSTGPYSLVTQQPLGGKAQFGGQRLGEMEVWALEAYGASYLLQEFLTVKSDDVGGRVKMYEKIVKGDNFLEAGLPESFNVLVKELMSLGLDVDLIQDEKKIAKAPPRR from the coding sequence ATGGCCCAGCTGACCAAACATTTCGGCAAGATCGTCAAAACGCTGACCATTCCCCATCTGCTCAACCTGCAGATCGACTCCTACGAGCTGTTTCTGCAAAAGGATGTCCCGCCGGCCAGCCGCGAGGACGCCGGGCTCGAGGGTGTGTTCCGCTCGGTCTTTCCCATCGAGGACTTCAATCGAACGGCCTCGCTGGAATACGTCAGCTACGAAATCGGCGAGCCGAAATACGACGTTCCCGAGTGCATCGCCAAAGGCCTCACCTACGAGGCACCGCTGCGCATCAAGGTCCGCCTCGTCGTCTACGACGTGGACGAGGAAACGGAAAACCGGACCATCCGCGACATCAAGGAGCAGGTCATCTATTTCGGCACCGTGCCGCTGATGACCGAAAAGGGCACGTTCATCATCAACGGCACCGAGCGCGTCATCGTCAACCAGCTCCAGCGCTCGCCCGGCATCATTTTCGAGCACGACTCCGGCAAGAGCCACACCAGCCGCAAGGTGCTCTATTCCTGCCGCGTCATCCCCATGCGCGGCTCCTGGCTCGATTTCGACTACGACCACAAGGACATCCTCTACGTGCGCATCGACCGGCGCCGCAAGATGCCCGCCACCATCCTGTTCAAGGCCATGGGCATGTCGCGCGTCGACATCCTGCGCTATTTCTACGAGATCGAGCACTTCACCGTGGACGGCCCCCGGGTCTACCGCCAGGTCCACCCGGATTTCTACCGCAAGGAAAAGGCCTACGCCGAGGTGCGCGACGCCGAGGGCAAGACCATCGTGGCCGTGGACAAGCCCATCACCAAGCGGGCCTGGCGGCTGATGCTCGAAGCGGGTGTCGAGAGGATCGAGGTCGATCCCACCACCCTGACGGGACTGTTTCTGGCCGAGGACATCGCCGACCCGGCCACGGGCGAGGTCCTGGTCGAGGCCGCCGACGAACTGACCCCGGACGTGGTGGAAAAGCTCAAGGACGCCGGCATCAGCGACCTGCCCGTGCTGCACACGCGCGGCGTGGACACCTCGTCGTCCATTCGCGACACCCTGGTCCTGGACAAGACCACGGACACCATCACCGCCCAGGTCGAAATCTACCGCCGGTTGCGCCCGTCCTCGCCGCCGACCCCGGAAATCGCGGCCAACTTCTTCGAAAACCTCTTCCGCAACCCGGACTACTACGACCTGTCGCCCGTGGGCCGCTACAAGCTCAACGCGCGCCTGAAGATCGACCAGCCGCTGGATTTCCGCACCCTGGCCAACGACGACATCCTCAAGGCCGTCAAGCACCTGACCTTCCTCAAGGACTCCCACGGCCCGGCCGACGACATCGACCACCTGGGCAACCGCCGGGTGCGCCCCGTGGGCGAGCTGGTGGAAAACCAGTACCGCATCGGCCTGGTGCGCATGGAACGGGCCATAAAGGAACGCATGAGCCTCCAGGAAGTGGCCACGCTCATGCCCCACGACCTCATCAACCCCAAGCCCGTGGCCGCGGTGCTCAAGGAATTCTTCGGCACCTCCCAGCTTTCCCAGTTCATGGACCAGACCAACCCGCTGTCCGAGGTCACCCACAAGCGCCGCCTGTCGGCCCTTGGCCCGGGCGGCCTTACCCGCGAGCGGGCCGGCTTCGAGGTCCGCGACGTGCACACCTCCCACTACGGCCGCATCTGCCCCATCGAAACGCCGGAAGGCCCGAACATCGGCCTTATCGTGTCCCTGACCACCCACTCCAAGGTCAACGATTTCGGCTTCATCGAGACGCCGTACCGGGTCGTGCGCGACTCCCGGGTGACCGACGAGGTGGTCTACCTCGACGCCACCCGCGAGATCGACGAGGTCATCGCCGGGGCCAACGCCGAGCTCGACGAGGACGCCCGCTTCGTCCATCCCATGGTCGGCTGCCGTATCAAAGGCGACCCGATCATGACCCCGCGCGAGCAGATTACGCTCATGGACATCTCGCCGAGCCAGATCGTGTCCGTCTCGGCCGCGCTCATTCCGTTCCTGGAGCACGACGACGCCAACCGCGCGCTCATGGGCTCCAACATGCAGCGCCAGGCCGTGCCGCTTTTGCGCTGCGAACAGCCGCTGGTCGGCACGGGCATGGAAGGCCCGGTGGCCAAGGACTCGGGCTCGTGCCTTTTGGCCGAAGCTCCGGGCGTGGTCCACTACGCCGACGCCGAGCGCGTCATCGTCTGCTACGACGGCGACTTCGCCCCGGATACCGGCGGCGCCCGCACCTACGAGCTCTTAAAGCACCACAAGTCCAACCAGAACACCTGCTTCGGCCAGGTGCCCCGCGTGCGCGTGGGCCAGCGGGTGGGCAAGGGCGACGTGCTGGCCGACGGCCCGGGCATCCGCGACGGCGAGCTGGCCCTCGGCAAGAACCTCCTGGTCGCCTTCATGCCCTGGTGCGGCTACAACTACGAAGACTCCATCCTCATCGCCGAAAAGACCGTGCGCGAGGACACCTTCACCTCGGTGCACATCGAGGAATTCGAGGTCGTGGCCCGCGACACCAAGCTCGGGCCCGAGGAGATCACCCGCGACATCCCCAACGTCGGCGAGGAAATGCTCAACGACCTCGACGACTGCGGCATCATCCGCATCGGCGCCAAGGTCGCCCCGGACGACATCCTGGTCGGCAAGATCACGCCCAAGGGCGAGACCCAGCTGACCCCGGAGGAAAAGCTCCTGCGCGCCATTTTCGGCGACAAGGCCCGCGACGTCAAGAACACCTCGCTGAAGGTCCCGCCCGGAATCGAGGGCACGGTCATCGACGTGCGCGTGTTCAACCGCCGCTCCGGCGAGAAGGACGACCGCACCCGCCAGATCGAGGACTTCGAGCTCGCCCGCCTGGACATCAAGGAAGGCCAGCACATCGAGGCCATGGCCACCAACATGCGCCGCCGCATCTGGCCGCTGGTCCAGGGCAAGTCCGTCTTCCAGACCATCAAGGGCGCCAAAAAGGGCGAAGTCCTCCTCGAGGCCAACCATCCCATCACCCTGGAAGTGCTGGAAGCCCTGCCGCTCAAAAAGCTCTCGGGCATCTTCGCCTCCAAGGAGACCAACGAGGCCGTGGCCGAGGTCCTGGACGAGTACGACCGCCACGTGCATTTCGTCAAAGCCGTCTACGACCAGAAGCGCGAGAAGGCCACCGAAGGCGACGACCTGCCTCCCGGCGTCATCAAGATGGTCAAGGTCTACGTGGCCGTCAAAAGAAAGCTCAACGTGGGCGACAAGATGGCCGGCCGCCACGGCAACAAGGGCGTCGTTTCCTGCATCCTGCCGGAAGAGGACATGCCCTTTTTCGCCGACGGCAGGCCTGTCGACATCGTGCTCAACCCCCTGGGCGTGCCGTCGCGCATGAACATCGGCCAGATCATGGAGACCCACCTCGGCTGGGCCGGCATGGAGCTCGGCAAGCAGCTGGCCACGCTCATCGATTCCGGCAAGGCCATGGAGGGCGTGCGCGCCGACGCCAAGGCCGTGTTCTCCGACGCCGAAACCGGGGCGCTCATCGACGACATGACCGACGACGAACTCAGGAAGGCCCTCAAGGGCCTGGGCAAGGGCATCGTGGCCAAGACCCCGGTCTTCGACGGGGCCACCGAGGACGAGATGTGGGGCTGGCTCAAACAGGCGGGACTCCCCGAGGACGGCAAGGTCACCCTCTACGACGGCCGCACCGGCGAGGCCTTCCACCGTCCCGTCACCGTGGGCTGCATGTACATGCTCAAGCTCCACCACCTGGTCGACGAGAAGATCCACGCCCGCTCCACCGGCCCGTACTCCCTGGTCACCCAGCAGCCGCTCGGCGGCAAGGCCCAGTTCGGCGGCCAGCGCCTGGGTGAAATGGAAGTCTGGGCGCTCGAGGCCTACGGCGCTTCCTACCTCTTGCAGGAGTTTTTGACCGTCAAGTCCGACGATGTGGGCGGCCGCGTCAAGATGTACGAGAAGATCGTCAAAGGTGACAATTTCCTGGAAGCCGGCTTGCCCGAGTCCTTCAACGTCCTGGTCAAGGAACTCATGTCCCTGGGCCTCGACGTGGACCTGATCCAGGACGAAAAAAAGATCGCTAAGGCCCCGCCGCGACGCTAG
- the rplK gene encoding 50S ribosomal protein L11: MAKKITAKVKLQLPAGSANPSPPVGPALGQHGVNIMEFCKAFNARTMEQKGTIIPALITIYADRSFTFVTKTPPASVLLVKAAKIEKGSGEPNKNKVGKVTKDQIEEIAKLKLVDMSAKDLESACRSISGTARSMGIEIV; the protein is encoded by the coding sequence ATGGCCAAGAAGATCACCGCCAAGGTCAAGCTGCAGCTTCCGGCCGGTTCCGCCAACCCGTCCCCCCCGGTCGGTCCCGCGCTCGGCCAGCACGGCGTCAACATCATGGAATTCTGCAAGGCGTTCAACGCCCGGACCATGGAGCAGAAAGGCACCATCATTCCGGCCTTGATCACCATCTACGCCGACCGTTCCTTCACCTTCGTCACCAAGACTCCTCCGGCGTCCGTGCTTCTGGTCAAGGCCGCCAAGATCGAGAAGGGCTCGGGCGAGCCCAACAAGAACAAGGTGGGCAAGGTCACCAAGGACCAGATCGAGGAAATCGCCAAGCTCAAGCTGGTGGACATGTCGGCCAAGGACCTGGAGTCGGCTTGCCGCTCCATCTCCGGCACCGCCCGCAGCATGGGTATCGAGATCGTCTAA
- the rplA gene encoding 50S ribosomal protein L1, with translation MAKHGKKYREAVQDIDLQAKYDVNEAMALTVKTGVAAFDETVDVALCLGVNPKYSDQMVRGAVSLPHGLGKTVRVLAFCKGDKEAEAREAGADFTGSDELIERIKGGFLDFDKAVATPDMMATVGKIGKILGPRGLMPNAKTGTVSFDIATAVKELKAGKVEFKVDKAGVLHVPLGKRSFGPEKLLDNFRALIDTVMRLKPSAAKGTYLQAMALATTMGPGIKVDTQSVRKFLEG, from the coding sequence ATGGCCAAACACGGCAAGAAATACCGCGAAGCGGTCCAGGACATCGATCTCCAGGCGAAATACGATGTCAACGAGGCCATGGCCCTGACCGTGAAGACGGGCGTGGCCGCCTTTGACGAGACCGTTGACGTGGCCTTGTGCCTGGGTGTCAACCCCAAGTATTCCGACCAGATGGTGCGCGGCGCGGTGTCCCTTCCCCATGGGCTGGGCAAGACCGTGCGCGTGCTCGCCTTCTGCAAGGGCGACAAGGAGGCCGAGGCCCGCGAGGCCGGGGCCGACTTCACCGGCAGCGACGAGCTCATCGAGCGGATCAAGGGCGGCTTCCTGGACTTCGACAAGGCCGTCGCCACCCCGGACATGATGGCCACCGTGGGCAAGATCGGCAAGATCCTCGGCCCCCGGGGGCTCATGCCCAACGCCAAGACCGGCACCGTCTCCTTCGACATCGCCACGGCCGTCAAGGAACTCAAGGCCGGCAAGGTCGAGTTCAAGGTGGACAAGGCCGGCGTGCTGCATGTGCCGCTGGGCAAGCGGTCCTTTGGCCCCGAGAAGCTCCTGGACAACTTCCGGGCGCTGATCGACACGGTCATGCGGCTCAAACCCTCGGCCGCCAAGGGGACCTACCTGCAGGCCATGGCCCTGGCCACCACCATGGGCCCGGGCATCAAGGTGGACACCCAGTCCGTACGCAAGTTCCTCGAGGGCTGA
- the rpmG gene encoding 50S ribosomal protein L33, translated as MRINIQLQCTECKRKNYATEKNKKNTTGRLEVKKYCPFDHKHTVHRETK; from the coding sequence ATGCGCATCAACATCCAGCTGCAATGCACCGAGTGCAAGCGTAAGAACTACGCCACGGAAAAGAACAAGAAAAATACCACTGGCCGCCTCGAGGTCAAGAAGTACTGCCCGTTCGACCATAAGCACACGGTCCACCGGGAAACGAAGTAA
- the nusG gene encoding transcription termination/antitermination protein NusG, which translates to MAANEDSGGERAPARWYIVHTYSGFENRVEQTIREMMRTGQDGGSIEEVVVPTEKVIELVKGEKKTSTRKFYPGYVMVKMSMNDNSWHLVQSIPRVTGFIGGKNQPTPMRDSEADKILSLMVSRQEQPRPKYHFERGDDVRVIDGPFGGFNGVVEDVNYDKGKLRVSVSIFGRQTPVELDFVQVSKN; encoded by the coding sequence ATGGCAGCAAACGAAGATTCCGGCGGAGAGCGCGCCCCGGCCAGATGGTACATCGTCCACACCTATTCCGGTTTCGAGAACAGGGTGGAGCAGACCATCCGCGAAATGATGCGCACGGGACAGGACGGCGGGAGCATCGAGGAAGTGGTCGTTCCCACCGAGAAGGTCATCGAACTGGTCAAGGGCGAGAAGAAGACCTCCACGCGCAAGTTCTATCCCGGTTACGTCATGGTCAAGATGTCCATGAACGACAACTCCTGGCATCTGGTCCAGTCCATTCCCCGCGTCACGGGTTTCATCGGCGGCAAGAACCAGCCGACCCCCATGCGCGACAGCGAGGCGGACAAGATCCTGAGCCTCATGGTCAGCCGCCAGGAGCAGCCCCGGCCCAAATACCATTTCGAGCGGGGCGACGACGTCCGCGTCATCGACGGCCCCTTCGGGGGATTCAACGGTGTCGTGGAAGACGTCAACTACGACAAGGGCAAGCTTCGCGTTTCGGTTTCCATCTTCGGCCGCCAGACGCCGGTGGAGCTGGATTTCGTCCAGGTGAGCAAAAACTAG